One part of the Arabidopsis thaliana chromosome 1 sequence genome encodes these proteins:
- the MAP3KA gene encoding mitogen-activated protein kinase kinase kinase 3 (mitogen-activated protein kinase kinase kinase 3 (MAP3KA); FUNCTIONS IN: protein serine/threonine kinase activity, protein kinase activity, kinase activity, ATP binding; INVOLVED IN: protein amino acid phosphorylation; LOCATED IN: cellular_component unknown; EXPRESSED IN: 22 plant structures; EXPRESSED DURING: 13 growth stages; CONTAINS InterPro DOMAIN/s: Protein kinase, ATP binding site (InterPro:IPR017441), Mitogen activated protein kinase kinase kinase 3 (InterPro:IPR015748), Protein kinase, catalytic domain (InterPro:IPR000719), Serine/threonine-protein kinase domain (InterPro:IPR002290), Tyrosine-protein kinase, catalytic domain (InterPro:IPR020635), Serine/threonine-protein kinase-like domain (InterPro:IPR017442), Protein kinase-like domain (InterPro:IPR011009); BEST Arabidopsis thaliana protein match is: Protein kinase superfamily protein (TAIR:AT1G63700.1).) — protein sequence MPTWWGRKSCKNKDDNHRGIISTDRDIKSSAVVVDPPLTPTRGGTPRCSREFAGASSAFSGFDSDSTEKKGHPLPRPLLSPVSIHHQDHVSGSTSGSTSVSSVSSSGSADDQSQLVASRGRGDVKFNVAAAPRSPERVSPKAATITTRPTSPRHQRLSGVVSLESSTGRNDDGRSSSECHPLPRPPTSPTSPSAVHGSRIGGGYETSPSGFSTWKKGKFLGSGTFGQVYLGFNSEKGKMCAIKEVKVISDDQTSKECLKQLNQEINLLNQLCHPNIVQYYGSELSEETLSVYLEYVSGGSIHKLLKDYGSFTEPVIQNYTRQILAGLAYLHGRNTVHRDIKGANILVDPNGEIKLADFGMAKHVTAFSTMLSFKGSPYWMAPEVVMSQNGYTHAVDIWSLGCTILEMATSKPPWSQFEGVAAIFKIGNSKDTPEIPDHLSNDAKNFIRLCLQRNPTVRPTASQLLEHPFLRNTTRVASTSLPKDFPPRSYDGNFSLQPTREPYPGRLSHDNYAKQPLSRTIKSPRENVRAITSLPVSPCSSPLRQLGPAYKSCFLSPPHPSYAFPGQDSGYNLAEFAASPFRMKKDAMMEPSSFRTQTPNSPLRSRLV from the exons aTGCCTACTTGGTGGGGAAGAAAGTCCTGCAAGAACAAGGACGATAATCACAGAGGAATCATCTCCACAGATAGAGATATCAAGAGCtctgctgttgttgttgatccTCCTCTCACTCCTACTCGTGGTGGTACACCTCGTTGCAGTCGTGAATTCGCTGGagcttcttctgctttctctGGTTTTGACTCTGATTCTACCGAGAAGAAAGGTCACCCTCTTCCTCGTCCTTTGCTCTCTCCTGTTTCGATCCATCATCAAGATCATGTAAGCGGATCCACTTCTGGATCTACATCTGTTTCTAGCGTTAGCTCATCTGGATCAGCTGATGATCAGAGTCAACTTGTTGCTTCTAG GGGTCGTGGTGATGTGAAATTCAATGTAGCAGCAGCACCACGTAGTCCTGAGAGAGTTTCTCCAAAGGCAGCTACTATTACTACTAGGCCCACGTCTCCACGGCATCAGCGTTTGTCTGGAGTTGTGAGCTTAGAGTCTTCTACAGGGAGGAATGATGATGGAAGGTCCTCCTCTGAGTGTCATCCTTTGCCTCGACCACCTACTTCTCCTACAAGCCCTTCTGCTGTGCATGGTTCCAGGATTGGAGGAGGCTACGAGACCTCTCCTTCGGGGTTTTCCACGTGGAAAAAAGGGAAATTTCTTGGGAGTGGCACCTTTGGTCAAGTCTATCTTGGTTTCAACAG TGAGAAAGGGAAAATGTGTGCTATTAAAGAGGTCAAGGTCATTTCTGACgatcaaacatcaaaagaatGTCTGAAGCAACTAAATCAG GAGATAAATTTGCTTAACCAGCTTTGTCATCCGAATATTGTCCAGTATTACGGAAGTGAACTG AGTGAAGAAACCTTGTCCGTCTACTTGGAGTACGTGTCAGGTGGTTCAATCCATAAACTACTTAAGGATTATGGTTCTTTCACTGAACCCGTTATCCAAAACTACACGCGGCAGATTCTTGCTGGGCTTGCCTATTTACATGGACGAAATACAGTACATAG GGACATCAaaggagcaaatatattagtggATCCGAATGGTGAAATCAAGTTGGCAGACTTTGGGATGGCCAAACAT GTAACAGCCTTTTCTACTATGCTTTCTTTTAAAGGGAGTCCTTACTGGATGGCACCCGAG GTTGTGATGAGCCAAAATGGCTACACTCATGCAGTCGATATCTGGAGTTTGGGTTGTACTATTCTGGAAATGGCAACATCAAAGCCACCTTGGAGCCAGTTTGAAGGG GTTGCTGCGATTTTCAAAATCGGAAACAGTAAAGACACCCCGGAAATACCTGATCACCTTTCAAATGATGCAAAGAATTTTATAAGGCTTTGTCTGCAACGAAATCCGACAGTACGTCCTACAGCTTCTCAGCTTCTAGAACACCCTTTTCTACGTAACACAACAAGAGTGGCTAGTACTAGTTTGCCCAAAGACTTCCCCCCACGTTCCTATGATGGAAACTTCTCACTG CAGCCTACAAGGGAACCCTATCCAGGGAGACTGAGCCATGATAATTATGCAAAACAGCCATTGTCTAGAACTATAAAGAGCCCGAG AGAAAACGTAAGAGCTATCACATCCTTACCAGTATCTCCATGTTCAAGCCCTTTACGCCAACTTGGGCCAGCATACAAAAGTTGTTTCCTGTCACCTCCTCACCCGTCTTACGCATTTCCTGGGCAAGACAGTGGGTACAACCTAGCAGAGTTTGCTGCAAGCCCTTTCAGGATGAAGAAAGACGCAATGATGGAACCATCTAGTTTCAGGACTCAAACACCGAATTCACCATTGAGATCAAGACTGGTGTAG
- the MAP3KA gene encoding mitogen-activated protein kinase kinase kinase 3, whose product MPTWWGRKSCKNKDDNHRGIISTDRDIKSSAVVVDPPLTPTRGGTPRCSREFAGASSAFSGFDSDSTEKKGHPLPRPLLSPVSIHHQDHVSGSTSGSTSVSSVSSSGSADDQSQLVASRGRGDVKFNVAAAPRSPERVSPKAATITTRPTSPRHQRLSGVVSLESSTGRNDDGRSSSECHPLPRPPTSPTSPSAVHGSRIGGGYETSPSGFSTWKKGKFLGSGTFGQVYLGFNSEKGKMCAIKEVKVISDDQTSKECLKQLNQEINLLNQLCHPNIVQYYGSELSEETLSVYLEYVSGGSIHKLLKDYGSFTEPVIQNYTRQILAGLAYLHGRNTVHRDIKGANILVDPNGEIKLADFGMAKHVTAFSTMLSFKGSPYWMAPEVVMSQNGYTHAVDIWSLGCTILEMATSKPPWSQFEGVAAIFKIGNSKDTPEIPDHLSNDAKNFIRLCLQRNPTVRPTASQLLEHPFLRNTTRVASTSLPKDFPPRSYDGNFSLQPTREPYPGRLSHDNYAKQPLSRTIKSPR is encoded by the exons aTGCCTACTTGGTGGGGAAGAAAGTCCTGCAAGAACAAGGACGATAATCACAGAGGAATCATCTCCACAGATAGAGATATCAAGAGCtctgctgttgttgttgatccTCCTCTCACTCCTACTCGTGGTGGTACACCTCGTTGCAGTCGTGAATTCGCTGGagcttcttctgctttctctGGTTTTGACTCTGATTCTACCGAGAAGAAAGGTCACCCTCTTCCTCGTCCTTTGCTCTCTCCTGTTTCGATCCATCATCAAGATCATGTAAGCGGATCCACTTCTGGATCTACATCTGTTTCTAGCGTTAGCTCATCTGGATCAGCTGATGATCAGAGTCAACTTGTTGCTTCTAG GGGTCGTGGTGATGTGAAATTCAATGTAGCAGCAGCACCACGTAGTCCTGAGAGAGTTTCTCCAAAGGCAGCTACTATTACTACTAGGCCCACGTCTCCACGGCATCAGCGTTTGTCTGGAGTTGTGAGCTTAGAGTCTTCTACAGGGAGGAATGATGATGGAAGGTCCTCCTCTGAGTGTCATCCTTTGCCTCGACCACCTACTTCTCCTACAAGCCCTTCTGCTGTGCATGGTTCCAGGATTGGAGGAGGCTACGAGACCTCTCCTTCGGGGTTTTCCACGTGGAAAAAAGGGAAATTTCTTGGGAGTGGCACCTTTGGTCAAGTCTATCTTGGTTTCAACAG TGAGAAAGGGAAAATGTGTGCTATTAAAGAGGTCAAGGTCATTTCTGACgatcaaacatcaaaagaatGTCTGAAGCAACTAAATCAG GAGATAAATTTGCTTAACCAGCTTTGTCATCCGAATATTGTCCAGTATTACGGAAGTGAACTG AGTGAAGAAACCTTGTCCGTCTACTTGGAGTACGTGTCAGGTGGTTCAATCCATAAACTACTTAAGGATTATGGTTCTTTCACTGAACCCGTTATCCAAAACTACACGCGGCAGATTCTTGCTGGGCTTGCCTATTTACATGGACGAAATACAGTACATAG GGACATCAaaggagcaaatatattagtggATCCGAATGGTGAAATCAAGTTGGCAGACTTTGGGATGGCCAAACAT GTAACAGCCTTTTCTACTATGCTTTCTTTTAAAGGGAGTCCTTACTGGATGGCACCCGAG GTTGTGATGAGCCAAAATGGCTACACTCATGCAGTCGATATCTGGAGTTTGGGTTGTACTATTCTGGAAATGGCAACATCAAAGCCACCTTGGAGCCAGTTTGAAGGG GTTGCTGCGATTTTCAAAATCGGAAACAGTAAAGACACCCCGGAAATACCTGATCACCTTTCAAATGATGCAAAGAATTTTATAAGGCTTTGTCTGCAACGAAATCCGACAGTACGTCCTACAGCTTCTCAGCTTCTAGAACACCCTTTTCTACGTAACACAACAAGAGTGGCTAGTACTAGTTTGCCCAAAGACTTCCCCCCACGTTCCTATGATGGAAACTTCTCACTG CAGCCTACAAGGGAACCCTATCCAGGGAGACTGAGCCATGATAATTATGCAAAACAGCCATTGTCTAGAACTATAAAGAGCCCGAGGTAA